The nucleotide sequence CATCAGGTCGACGAGCCAGGGAATTGCCTGCGGGAACTCTGGTGGCCGCCCTGGCTCACCTGGGTAACCAAATCGAACGGCCTCGGCGCCCTCACCCAGAAGACTCCGGGCCGACTCGGTCACAACGATCTCGAATAGCTGCGCCGCCTCGGCCAACAGTTCGCGAGGAAGGACAACCAGCGGAATCCCAGTAGTTACAAGCAGCATGGCCCCGTACGGCGTGCGCTCCATCCCCGATCGCCTCTTGAAGCCAGAGTTCGTCACCTCGATGGGGTATCTGTCACCCAAGACTCTCGCCCGCCGGGCTACCGTCGACACCGCCAGTACCAGATCCGCGGGCCTCACGTTTAGCGAGGTGACCGATTTTTCATGCACCCAACTCATCGGACGAGCTCTCGACGTGCCGACGAGCAGCTCCAGTTCCAAGCAATCTGCAACCAGTTCTGACTCCACGGGCTTAGTGCTCCCCGCCGCCGCCTGACGATGAACTGCGCAAAGAGTCGACCGAGGTCTGCAACTCCTCGAGCAAGACTTGCACATCGCCGTCGTCGGCATGGTCGGCGATGTCAATCTCGGCTGCCTGGAGCGAGTTGCGGGCGGCACGCAACCGCTTGAGCAACCGCGCGCGCGTGTCCATGTCCGCATCGTCAATCTTCTGGAGCGCTACGGCCAAGGAGTTGCCCGCACGCAGTGCCGCGAGCCCGACGGGCGAACTGATCGCCCCTCCGAGCTTGTTGATGTCCCGCGAGTCCATCAGAACCTTGTCCGCCTTCGTGGTCCCGAACACCCACCCCAGCAGTTCCTTCAACTCGCTCGCCCGTTCGGAAGGAACTGGCTCCGCACCAGGCGAAAGGCGCGACCCTAACGGCGCACCAACAAAATCTCGCAACTTCGTGTTGCTCATTGCGACGGTTAGCAACGAAAAAGCCTCCTCCACGGGACCAGTCTCGATGCCGAGGCCGGCTGCTTGCTTTGCGATAGCCTGCTCTCGATACAGATTTCCGGCGCGGGTCTTCTCGATCCCAATCATCTTGGCTACCGCTGCGAAGGGGAGGCCATCGTCGTCAACTAGCTTCGCGACATATCGCGCTTGGGCGAACGGTGTCCAGCTCAAGATGCCTGAGATGTGCCTAAATCCGATGATGGGGACCACGGTTTCCCGTGACTCTACAACCACGACGGGTACCGCGGTCGCCAAAGACAACTCAGCCTTCATGGCGAGAAGGTCCCAGCGATCGGGGCTTGGAAACTGGCTTCGGATGGAAGCGTTTGCCAGTCCGATCAGTGCGGTAAGACGCCGGTTACCCTCAACGACGATCCACGCACCGTCCTCCGATTCGCTTGGTACGGCGATCAAGGGCTCGGATGCAAAGAACCCGTGACTCGCGATTGATTCAGCTACCGCGTAGGCTTCGAAACCGAGCTCGAGGTCTACCGCGAGGTCTTCCTGTGACGCACCCTTCAACATCTCAGGCAGCCGCGGGTTTTCAGGATCGAGCCGCAGGTCTCTGATTGCGATGTGCTCCTGCGTGCCCAATCTTCGATCCACCGCGTCAGTCATCTTCCTGCCTCCGGGCTGTCTGCATATCGGTGAGACGAATTGCTAAAGTGTGGACAGGAGCCATGTCTTGAAATTTCGGCACAACGAAGTGGACTTGAACGGCAACGGACGACGACCCACCTGGCGGTGTGGCGCGATCCCCGGGATATCCGTCCATCCGATGCGAGGTATCCCTGCCTTGGAACAGGTTTACGAAGCCTAGCTCGTCCCACTTGCGGGCGCGCGGGCCATCCCTCTGATCATCCATGAGCAGAACTGGAACGGTGGTCCCCCCGTCCATTCTTTTCAGGTGATCAAGTATGTCTTCACGGCGCCAACCCGCGCTGTACGAACTAAGCCGCCAAGGCTCAAGCAGATCGCTCAATATCTCATCCAGGGTCGCGTGAAGCGTTCGAAAAGCAAGTCTGCCAAACTGCACCCGATCGGCCTTGAGCAAGCCTAGCCTGCTGATGAGCGCCCCATTTACACTCCGGTCGGCCGGGGCCATGCTGGGTTGCCGCAGCGAGTGCCAGCCGTCGCCCGAAGCGTTGAATCTGTTTAGCGCACCAATAACGCCCGCCCGCGTGGGCTGCGCTTGGGTCGGTAGAAGAAGCCCGACTTCTCGTGCCCACCTGTGGACCGATCCTCCCCTGTCCAGGACGTCACGCAAACGCGCCCGCAAGTCGTACTCCGTGAATACGGTCTCCCGGAGGACCTTTAGCGTGCGCGGTGTGGCAAAAAACTGGCAGTAGGGCAGCAGCTCACCCCGGTACCCAAAGGCTCGGGCCCGCTGCTCCAAGGTGTCGACCTGGCTACTGGCTGGTCGGTTCATATACGTGACAGTGAGCCCCTCGACGGTAAAGCCCCGGTCAAGTTTGCTTCCACCGACGAGAATGTGAACAGGAGAAGCATTCCACTGGATCGCCTTGACGGCCGACTCCGAGTTCACCAGCCAACAGGTAGCCTCTCGCAGGGCGCGCCGCAGGTGAGGCAGCAACTGAACCGGATCCGGCAGGAGGGCACCCACCGTGACCAAGCGTGCGTACTCGTCGCGAAGGCCCCTCTCCACGTCGCCGAACACAACTGCGGCGTCGGTGCTCGCTGTCCACTTCTTCAGCACGCGCTGAAGAAGAAAGAAGTATCGATCCTGGACGTTGTTCCGTTGGGTGGAGTGGACAAGGAGACTCACCGGCTCCAGTCCTTCGTTCCGCCAGAGCAACGACGCAGCGCCAACCAGAAAGTTGGCGAGTGCGGCTTCAAGGCTGCGTGGCAGTCGCTGCGGGAGAACCTTCGGGGCCTGCTCATCGCTAGTCGGGATCGGCCTAATAACTGTCGGGGCGTGATCGACGAAAAACTCGCGTCCCCCCATGTACCCCGGACCCGGCTGCAAGAAGGTGACAAAATGAGGGAGTAGATGGTCATTGAGGTCGAGCAGCAGTGGCGCGTACGGCGTTGCTGTGTACTGGATGTACATATGAGTGTCGAGTACTGAGCGCAGCCCCGAGATCGCAGCATATGTGGCACTCTCCCCGCCCTTCTTCACCGCGGTGTTGAGGGATGCCTGATCCGCCTCGTCATCGATGACCAGCACGGGGCAGTCGGTAAGGTTCGCGTGGCCGAACGCAGAGGCAAGGTCGCTTATACGTTTAGCGTGCTTAATGGTTGGTACTAGAAGAATCCGACCGCGAGCCAACTCGCTGGCGACTCGCTGCCCGCCGGATGACCCCTTGAGCCCTCCAACCTCCTGCCACTTGTAGTCGCGTCGCCCTTCTATGAGCGCGTCACGGATTCGTCTTCCATTCTGATCGACAAGAATGTTCGTTCTGCCGAGAAGGGCGACGATGATCCGGTAGCCGGCGTCTGCTGCTGCCGCCGCTAGGCCGATGATGTTGGTGGTCTTGCCCGACTGGACGTATCCAAGGGCGAGCCCAGTGATCATGTCCGGCTTCTCACCAAGGGGCCCATGGGACAACACCTCATCCACGGACTCCCACAGTGCAACTCTCGCCGGCTCCGTGATGAACTCCGCGATTATTCGGTCGTAACGTTCACGTTCAGGTGCTCCCCTACCCTGAGGGCTCACAGCAGGGTATCCGCGTGCCGGGCCGCGGAGTCTCGGGATCTCGCCGCAGCGAAGACGAGTGCTCGGTCTACAGAAGAAGGCACGACAAATAACCTATCCGAACAGCGTTCATACCCCAAGCCGGTCGGCCCCCGTCGCACGAAGAGTAAGTACGAAGCCTGCCAACTGATCCCAGCGCCGCGAACAAGCCCCACCAACGTCAGGGTGCCTAGGTGTTGCGATGTCGGTCCCGCCGGTATCCCGTGAGCCACTACGGATCGAATCTTCACTTCGGAGTTTGACGAAGAGCGTCGGGATTGGGGGCGAGCATCTCTGGCTCATCGCTCGTCTGGAAACGGCGACCTAACGGCGGGCCAGCAGCCCCAGTACTTTCTACCACGGCGGTTACGGCACCCCGTGGGACAGGATGTGTAAGCGGAGACCGAGATTGCCCGGTTGCGCGCCCACCGTTTCGACGCTTCGGGGACAAGACCTAAGGGGTTGAACGGCCAAGGTCTCGGTTCGGCACAGGAGTCGACCAGTCGGGTCCAGCAGCTGATCACCGACCCACCCCGCACACTGGGCGCATGACTGACCTCTCCCCGCGCACCTTCTCAGCCGCATCCTGATCAACCGCTCCCCCGCCGACGTCTACGACCTGGTCGCCGACGTCGCCTGCACCGGCGAGTGGAGCCCCGTCTGCGTGGCCTACTGGTGGGACGAGGCGGGCCCGGCCGAGGTGGGCAAGTGGTTCAGCGGGCGCAACGTCACCCCGGAGCGCACCTGGGAGGCCCGCTCGCAGATCACCGTCGCCGACCGCGGCCGCGAACCGGCCTGGGCGGTCGGCGCGCAGATCGCCGACCGCACCGCGGCCGCGCACCGGGGCATTCCCGTCACCCTCGCGGCCATCAAGAACGTCGCTGAACGGGGCTGAGCCGGGACCGCCTTGGTGCACCGGCAGGGCGCGCATCCCCTACTGTGCCTGCATGGCAGCCGATGAGCAGGTTCTCGCGTCCTACATCCAGGCGTGGCGCAGCAGCGCTGACGACGTGCTGGAGCTGCTGCGCTCCCTGGACGCTGACGACTGGAGCCGGCCCACCGACCTGGCCGGCTGGGACGTGCACGCCGTCGCCGCGCACCTGGCCCACATCGAGGCCGAGCTGGCCGGTGTGCCGCAGCCGCGGGTGGACGTGCCCGACCTGCCGCACCTCACCGGGAAGATGTCGCGCTACACCGAGTCCGGCTGCATCGCGCGCGTCGACTGGACGCCGGGACAGATCATCGACGAGCTCGACTCCTCGGTTCAGGCGCGCGCCAAGAGCCTCGCCGCCAACCCGCCCAGCGACGCCGCCTCGCCCGCAGCGGTGACCCCGGGCGGGACCCCGTGGAGCTGGGAGGTGCTGCTGAGCAACCGCGTGGTGGACATGTGGATGCACGAGCAGGACATCCGGCGCGCCGTGGGCCGGCCGGGCCACCTGGACACCGCTGGTGCCGCGCACTGCGTCGGGGTGTTTTCCCGCGCCCTGCCCGTCGTGGTCGGCAAGCGGGTGGCACCCCCCGCCGGCACCGTCGTGGCGCTGGAGGTGTCCGGTCCGCACGGGTTCACCGCCGCGGTGGAGGTCGGCGAGGACGGCCGCGCCCGCACTCCGCAGCAGCCGCCCAGCTCGCCCACCGTCAGCCTGGCCATGGACACCGAGACCTTCACGATGCTCGGCGGTGGGCGCCGCAGCCCGGACGCGATGTCCGACCGCCTCACCATCGGCGGCGACCAGACTCTCGTCCTGCAGGTGCTCACCGCGCTGGCCGTGACTCCCTGACGGCAGGCTTTCGAGACGCTGACCAGCAGGAACACAGAAAACCGGATCTTCGGACACCTTCCGCGCAGGGGTCGCCATTCGTGTGGGCAACCGCTGCGAGCCTCCGTAGCCTCGACCGCATGCAGCGACCCAGGGCAGTCGGGGCCGGCCTTGCCGGTTGTGCACTTCTCACCGCGGGCCTTCTCGCAGCGGCACTGCTCGCCGCGATCCTGCCGCAGGCACGCTCGGCCGCCCCCGCGGATCCCGCCCCGCCCCGGGCCGGATCCAACCCCGTGACCGCTGCCGCTGCCGGTCCCCTGGCGGGCAAGCTCGTGGTGCTCGACCCCGGACACAACGGGGGCAACGCGGACAACCCCGACCCCCTCGACGAGCGGGTGCCCAACGGACGCGGCGGCACAGCCGGGTGCAACAGCACCGGGACCTCCACCGACGACAACTACGCCGAGCACGCCTTCAACTGGTCGGTGGCGCAGCACGCCCGGTCCCTGCTGGAGGACCAGGGGGCGTCCGTGCGGCTCACCCGGGGCGACAACGACGGCGTGGGCCCCTGCGTGGACCGCCGGGCCGCGATCGGCAACACCGCCGGCGCCGACGTGGTGGTGAGCATCCACGCCGACGGTGCCGACTCCGACGAGCACGGCTTCCACGTGATCTACAACGACCCGCCGCTCAACGACGCCCAGGCCGGACCCGCGGTGCGGCTGGCCTCCGTGCTGCGCGACGCCATGGTGGAGCAGGGCCACCAGCCGGCCACCTACCTGGCCGGTGCGGGCATCGCCACCCGCGACGACCTGGCCAACCTCAACCTCTCCACCCGACCCACCGTCCTCATTGAGTGCATCAACATGCGCAACCCGGTGGAGGCCGAACGGGCGGCCAGCGAGGAGGGTCGCGCCGACTACGCCCGCGGCATCGCCGAGGGGATCCGGCAGTACCTGGCCGGGGGCTGAGGCGTCGACCCGTAGTGTCCCCCGCGTGCTGACCAGGCGCGGGGCGGGCGGGCTCGTGCTGGCGGCCGTCCTGCTCACGGGCTGCCAGGGCGCGCAGACCCCCGCACCCGCCGAGGCACCGGCTCCGCTGACGACGGAGCTGTCCGTCCCCGCACCCAGCCCGCCGCCGGCCCCTGCCGCAAGCTCCGCCGCGCCGGCCGTGCGTCCGCTCACCGGAAAGCTGGTGGTGCTGGACCCGGGGCACAACGGCGGCACCGACCCCGCCGCCCTCAACGCGCAGGTGCCCAACGGTCGCGGCCGCACCAAGGCCTGCAACACCACCGGCACCTCCACCGCCGAGGGTTACGCCGAGCACGCGTTCACCTGGGCGCTGGCCCAGCAGGTGCAGCAGCTGCTGACCGCCCAGGGCGCGACGGTGCGCCTCACCCGCGACAGCGACAGCGGGCTGGGCCCGTGCGTGGACCAGCGCGCCGCCGCCGGTGCCGGTGCGGACGTGGTGGTGAGCCTGCACGGCGACGGGGCACCGCCCAGCGGCCGCGGGTTCCACGTGGCGTACTCCGCCCCGCCCCTGAGCGCCGTGCAGAGTGGCCCGTCGGTCCGGCTGGCCACCACGATGCGTGACGCGATGGTGGCCGGTGGGCTCACCCCGTCCACCTACCTGGGCAGCGACGGGCTCAACCCGCGGTCCGACCTCGCCGGGCTGAACCTCGCCACCGGCCCCGCCGTGCTGGTGGAGTGCGCCAACCTGCGCAACCCCGCCGAGGCTGCCGCGGTGTCCACCCCTGCTGGTCGCACGCCCTACGCGCGGGCCATCGCCGACGGCATCACCCGCTTCCTGACCACCGGCTGACCCCTGAGCGCGAGGAAGCCCCCCGCCGCGTTCGGCAGGGGGCTTCCTCGTGCAGTGCTCAGACCAGAGTGGTCAGCTCACGGCGACCGAGGGCGGGAAGCGGTCCCACACGCGGTGGGCGGAGAGCAGCTCCAGCACCCCGGCCAGCACGGCCTCGGCGTTGTCACCGACCACGACACCGGGCGTGCCCGGGACGCAGCCGGCCAGCGCCAGCGCCTGCTCGGCCTGGCCCCAGCCACCGATCGCCTTGGCGTGGCGGAAGGCCTCGCCCAGCATCAGCGTGACCCGGGGGTCGACGGTGTCGCTGAGGTGCGCCGGGTCGCCGGCCTTGGCGTCCAGGTTGTCCGTCGCGTCCGGAGCCACCGCGGGCGCACCCGCCAGCAGGATCGCGTCGAACTCGACGGAGCGGGCGGTGAGGAAGGTGCGCTGCGGCACGATCGTGTCCTTGCCCGTGCCCACCGCCCCGCCACGCGGGCCGATGACCAGCGGGACCATGCCGGCCTGCTGGATGGCGTCGCGCACCGTGGCGACCGCACCGAGGTCGCTGCTGTCGTCGGCGATGATGCCGATGATCCGGCCGTCAGACGGCCAGGTCTGGCCGATCTGGCTCAGCGCCGGGCTGGCCACCACGTCCGGCAGGTCCGCCGTCGGCGACGGCACGGGCATGCCGAGGCCGGTGGCCACGCCGGCGCACAGCACCGGGTCGACGTTGGCCAGCACCTGCAGGGTGCGCTCACGGACCGGGGTCTCGTAGCACTTGCCCAGCTCGAAGGTGAAGGACTGGATGATGTGCTCCTGCTCCACCGCGCTCATGCTCTTCCAGAACAGCCGAGGCTGGGTGAAGTGGTCGTCGAAGGACACCGGCAGCGCCCGGACCTTGGTGGCGTCGGGGGCCATCGGCTGCGGCACCTCGATGAAGGCGCCGCTGGCTGCGTCCGCCTCGGCGGGGTTGCCGCCGTCGAGGGAGTTGGGCCGGTAGGGCGCCACGCCACGGTGCACGGCGTGCTGGTGGAAGCCCTCCCGGAACATGTCGTTGACCGGCACGTGCGGCCGGTTCACCGGGATCTGGTTGAAGTTCGGTCCGCCCAGCCGGGTCAGCTGCGTGTCCAGGTAGGAGAAGTTGCGGCCCTGCAGCAGCGGGTCGTCGGTGCCGTCGATGCCGGGCACCAGGTGACCGGTGTGGAAGGCGATCTGCTCGGTCTCGGCGAAGAAGTTCGTGGTGTTGCCGTTGAGGGTCAGCTTGCCGATCGGCTGAACCGGGGCGAGCTCCTCGGGCACGATCTTCGTCGGGTCGAGCAGGTCGATGCCCTCGAAGGTCTGCTCCGGGGTGTCCGGGAAGACCTGCACGCCGAGCTCCCACTCGGGGAACGCGCCGCTCTCGATGGCGTCGGCCAGGTCGCGACGGTGGAAGTCGGGGTCGACACCGGCCGTCAGCTGCGCCTCCTCCCACAGCTGGGAGTGCACGCCCAGCTTGGGCTTCCAGTGGAACTTCACCAGCGTGGTCTCACCCTCGCCGTT is from Rhodococcus sp. X156 and encodes:
- a CDS encoding Z1 domain-containing protein, whose product is MDEVLSHGPLGEKPDMITGLALGYVQSGKTTNIIGLAAAAADAGYRIIVALLGRTNILVDQNGRRIRDALIEGRRDYKWQEVGGLKGSSGGQRVASELARGRILLVPTIKHAKRISDLASAFGHANLTDCPVLVIDDEADQASLNTAVKKGGESATYAAISGLRSVLDTHMYIQYTATPYAPLLLDLNDHLLPHFVTFLQPGPGYMGGREFFVDHAPTVIRPIPTSDEQAPKVLPQRLPRSLEAALANFLVGAASLLWRNEGLEPVSLLVHSTQRNNVQDRYFFLLQRVLKKWTASTDAAVVFGDVERGLRDEYARLVTVGALLPDPVQLLPHLRRALREATCWLVNSESAVKAIQWNASPVHILVGGSKLDRGFTVEGLTVTYMNRPASSQVDTLEQRARAFGYRGELLPYCQFFATPRTLKVLRETVFTEYDLRARLRDVLDRGGSVHRWAREVGLLLPTQAQPTRAGVIGALNRFNASGDGWHSLRQPSMAPADRSVNGALISRLGLLKADRVQFGRLAFRTLHATLDEILSDLLEPWRLSSYSAGWRREDILDHLKRMDGGTTVPVLLMDDQRDGPRARKWDELGFVNLFQGRDTSHRMDGYPGDRATPPGGSSSVAVQVHFVVPKFQDMAPVHTLAIRLTDMQTARRQEDD
- a CDS encoding maleylpyruvate isomerase family mycothiol-dependent enzyme; the encoded protein is MAADEQVLASYIQAWRSSADDVLELLRSLDADDWSRPTDLAGWDVHAVAAHLAHIEAELAGVPQPRVDVPDLPHLTGKMSRYTESGCIARVDWTPGQIIDELDSSVQARAKSLAANPPSDAASPAAVTPGGTPWSWEVLLSNRVVDMWMHEQDIRRAVGRPGHLDTAGAAHCVGVFSRALPVVVGKRVAPPAGTVVALEVSGPHGFTAAVEVGEDGRARTPQQPPSSPTVSLAMDTETFTMLGGGRRSPDAMSDRLTIGGDQTLVLQVLTALAVTP
- a CDS encoding N-acetylmuramoyl-L-alanine amidase, which codes for MTAAAAGPLAGKLVVLDPGHNGGNADNPDPLDERVPNGRGGTAGCNSTGTSTDDNYAEHAFNWSVAQHARSLLEDQGASVRLTRGDNDGVGPCVDRRAAIGNTAGADVVVSIHADGADSDEHGFHVIYNDPPLNDAQAGPAVRLASVLRDAMVEQGHQPATYLAGAGIATRDDLANLNLSTRPTVLIECINMRNPVEAERAASEEGRADYARGIAEGIRQYLAGG
- a CDS encoding N-acetylmuramoyl-L-alanine amidase — encoded protein: MLTRRGAGGLVLAAVLLTGCQGAQTPAPAEAPAPLTTELSVPAPSPPPAPAASSAAPAVRPLTGKLVVLDPGHNGGTDPAALNAQVPNGRGRTKACNTTGTSTAEGYAEHAFTWALAQQVQQLLTAQGATVRLTRDSDSGLGPCVDQRAAAGAGADVVVSLHGDGAPPSGRGFHVAYSAPPLSAVQSGPSVRLATTMRDAMVAGGLTPSTYLGSDGLNPRSDLAGLNLATGPAVLVECANLRNPAEAAAVSTPAGRTPYARAIADGITRFLTTG
- a CDS encoding catalase; protein product: MFDKSKAVPPEPIPGAPGSGVPTVEEPTAPVPPLPTKPDQTEPALGSPTGKPLDGPADARGQGGEYLTTATGVRLPDTDHSLKAGPRGPLLMQDHHFREKIMHFDHERIPERVVHARGTGAHGVFQSYGTATNLTKAGFLAKDVETPVFVRFSTVVGNRGSADTVRDTRGFATKFYTQEGNFDLVANNIPVFFIQDAIKFPDIIHAAKPHPDREIPQAQSAHDTFWDFVSLHTEATHHVMWQMSDRAIPRSYRTMEGFGVHTFRLLNGEGETTLVKFHWKPKLGVHSQLWEEAQLTAGVDPDFHRRDLADAIESGAFPEWELGVQVFPDTPEQTFEGIDLLDPTKIVPEELAPVQPIGKLTLNGNTTNFFAETEQIAFHTGHLVPGIDGTDDPLLQGRNFSYLDTQLTRLGGPNFNQIPVNRPHVPVNDMFREGFHQHAVHRGVAPYRPNSLDGGNPAEADAASGAFIEVPQPMAPDATKVRALPVSFDDHFTQPRLFWKSMSAVEQEHIIQSFTFELGKCYETPVRERTLQVLANVDPVLCAGVATGLGMPVPSPTADLPDVVASPALSQIGQTWPSDGRIIGIIADDSSDLGAVATVRDAIQQAGMVPLVIGPRGGAVGTGKDTIVPQRTFLTARSVEFDAILLAGAPAVAPDATDNLDAKAGDPAHLSDTVDPRVTLMLGEAFRHAKAIGGWGQAEQALALAGCVPGTPGVVVGDNAEAVLAGVLELLSAHRVWDRFPPSVAVS